The following proteins come from a genomic window of Syntrophorhabdaceae bacterium:
- a CDS encoding alpha-L-glutamate ligase-like protein translates to MNGPGAIKWLRQMGILGMNSRNAEYIMAQNARSSFPMVDDKIITKRLAAEFSIPTPQLYLVIENHGEINNFEQALGDHRSFALKPARGSGGSGIVLITDRNGEGFIKQSGAVISKDDFLYHIFDILAGIYSLEGLEDKAIMEALVHPDPLFAAVTYEGVPDIRIIAYRGVPAMAMVRLPTQASDGKANIHRGALGAGIDMARGETLSAVHGSEVVTVHPDTGNPIAGIRIPGWKEMLLTAAKGSDMTGLGYLGVDLVIDISEGPLMLEMNARPGLQIQVANGTGLKSRLNLIDRAPSEIFSSPESRVEWAMKTFGNNRD, encoded by the coding sequence ATGAACGGTCCCGGCGCCATAAAATGGCTCAGGCAGATGGGCATCCTCGGCATGAACAGCCGGAATGCCGAATATATAATGGCACAAAATGCCCGCTCCTCTTTCCCTATGGTGGACGATAAGATTATCACCAAGCGTCTCGCCGCGGAGTTTTCGATCCCTACTCCACAGTTGTACCTCGTGATAGAGAACCATGGCGAAATCAACAATTTCGAGCAAGCCCTGGGAGACCACCGCTCTTTTGCCCTGAAACCTGCGCGCGGTTCCGGAGGGAGCGGTATCGTGCTCATTACAGACCGAAACGGGGAGGGGTTCATCAAACAAAGCGGGGCAGTCATTTCAAAGGATGACTTCCTTTACCATATTTTCGACATCCTCGCCGGTATCTATTCCCTTGAAGGCCTTGAAGACAAGGCTATCATGGAGGCCCTGGTCCACCCCGATCCTCTGTTTGCCGCCGTTACCTATGAAGGGGTACCCGATATACGCATTATCGCATACCGCGGCGTACCCGCCATGGCCATGGTCCGTCTCCCCACACAGGCATCCGACGGAAAGGCCAATATCCACCGGGGCGCTCTTGGCGCGGGTATCGATATGGCGAGGGGCGAGACTCTTTCGGCAGTGCACGGTTCGGAAGTAGTGACCGTTCACCCGGACACCGGCAATCCTATCGCAGGCATTCGCATACCCGGTTGGAAGGAGATGCTCCTCACCGCGGCGAAAGGCAGCGATATGACCGGTCTCGGCTATCTGGGCGTGGACCTCGTGATTGATATATCGGAAGGCCCCCTCATGCTCGAGATGAACGCCCGTCCGGGACTGCAGATCCAGGTTGCCAACGGGACAGGCCTCAAGAGCCGCCTCAACCTGATAGACCGTGCCCCTTCAGAGATATTTTCCTCACCCGAAAGCCGCGTAGAATGGGCAATGAAGACTTTCGGCAACAATAGGGACTAA